In a genomic window of Ipomoea triloba cultivar NCNSP0323 chromosome 3, ASM357664v1:
- the LOC116012044 gene encoding beta-amyrin 28-monooxygenase-like, with the protein MEVFYASFIGLFVVFVSISLHFLFYKSKPGGNGTLPPGKTGWPLIGESLEFLSAGWKGQPEKFVFERMAKYSSTVFRTHLLGEKAAVFCGPAGNKFLFSNENKLVQAWWPESVNKLFPSSTQTSSKEEAIKMRKMLPTFFKPEALQRYVGIMDAIAQRHFSGEWDGKHQVIVFPLAKHYTFWLACKIFVSVGEPEAVAQLALPFNAIASGLITLPIDVPGTPYNRAIKASNLIRKELVGMIRQRKVDLAQGKATPNQDILSHMLLTSDENGRFMGESNIADKILGLLVGGHDTASSACTFVVKYLAELPEIYHGVYKEQMEIANSKAPGEVLSWEDIQKMKYSWNVACEVLRLAPPLQGAFREALADFMFNGFYIPKGWKIYWSANSTHRNSDYFSEPEKFNPSRFEGSGPGPYTFVPFGGGPRMCPGKEYARLEILVFMHHLVKRFKFSKVIPDEKIVVDPMPIPEKGLPIRLYPHNKEN; encoded by the exons ATGGAGGTTTTCTATGCATCATTCATTGGCCTCTTCGTGGTGTTTGTATCAATCTCCCTCCACTTCCTGTTCTACAAGAGCAAGCCCGGCGGGAACGGTACCCTCCCGCCGGGAAAGACAGGGTGGCCGTTGATCGGCGAGAGCCTGGAGTTCCTCTCCGCCGGGTGGAAAGGGCAGCCGGAGAAGTTCGTGTTCGAGCGGATGGCCAAGTACTCCTCCACCGTGTTTAGAACACACCTCCTAGGCGAAAAGGCGGCGGTGTTCTGCGGCCCCGCGGGGAACAAGTTCTTATTCTCCAACGAGAATAAGCTTGTCCAGGCCTGGTGGCCCGAATCCGTGAACAAGCTATTCCCATCCTCCACGCAAACCTCGTCCAAAGAGGAAGCCATCAAGATGAGAAAAATGCTCCCAACTTTCTTCAAGCCCGAGGCCCTCCAACGCTACGTGGGAATCATGGACGCCATTGCCCAGCGCCACTTCTCCGGCGAGTGGGACGGCAAACACCAAGTCATAGTTTTCCCCCTAGCCAAGCACTACACTTTCTGGCTCGCCTGCAAGATCTTCGTGAGCGTGGGCGAGCCAGAGGCGGTCGCCCAGCTCGCCCTTCCTTTCAACGCCATAGCCTCGGGGCTCATTACCCTCCCCATAGACGTGCCCGGGACGCCCTATAACCGCGCGATTAAGGCCTCCAACTTGATCAGAAAGGAGCTGGTGGGCATGATCAGGCAGAGAAAGGTGGATTTAGCGCAGGGGAAAGCCACGCCCAATCAAGATATTTTGTCGCACATGCTTTTGACAAGTGATGAAAATGGGAGGTTCATGGGTGAATCCAATATTGCTGATAAGATATTAGGGTTGCTTGTTGGAGGCCATGACACTGCTAGCTCTGCTTGCACTTTTGTTGTTAAGTATCTTGCTGAGCTTCCCGAGATCTATCATGGAGTCTACAAGG agCAAATGGAAATCGCAAATTCAAAAGCTCCAGGTGAGGTGCTGAGCTGGGAAGATATTCAGAAGATGAAGTATTCATGGAATGTTGCATGTGAAGTTTTGAGACTTGCACCACCCCTCCAGGGAGCTTTTAGGGAAGCCCTTGCTGATTTCATGTTCAATGGTTTCTACATTCCTAAAGGATGGAAG ATCTATTGGAGTGCAAATTCTACGCATAGAAATTCAGACTACTTTTCGGAACCTGAGAAGTTTAATCCATCGAGATTTGAAGGAAGTGGACCAGGTCCCTACACATTTGTGCCCTTCGGAGGAGGACCTAGAATGTGCCCTGGCAAAGAATATGCACGATTAGAAATTTTGGTGTTCATGCACCATCTTGTCAAGCGATTCAAGTTTAGTAAAGTGATTCCAGACGAAAAAATCGTCGTTGATCCAATGCCCATTCCGGAAAAGGGACTCCCAATCCGACTCTACCCTCATAACAAGGAAAATTAA